A segment of the Odoribacter splanchnicus DSM 20712 genome:
GATATTTCCATGATAAAAATGGGTGTCAGATGTAAAGAACACCTTGCTGCCGTCAAATTTGTAGTTCATTTTCTTCTCAATTTATGTGCATCACTGCACGTTAATAATCCGGTTACTAACAGCCCATCAGACGGAAATGGCAGAGGAGCATCACAAAGGCAACTGTCACAAATGGGCATAACAAAAAAAGTTGGAAAGTTTGGTAAGGACTCTCCAACTATTCAGTTTCTATTCTCTCAAAGTACAATAAAGTACTTGCTATGTTCGCTGGAAAGTATTTACTCTACGAGGTTCAATGCATGAAACATGAACACTTGACACGGATTCTGTGCGTTTATTGCTCAGAATTGCGGTTGTTGGTAATATGTTCATTCTGTTTCTTTGCATCGTTAATGTTTATATTGTCTCAAAAGCGGTGCAAAATTAGTAAATAAATCCCAATCACACACCATTTTACATTAAATTCTTTTGCCATACGGAAAATACTTGGCTCAAAATTTTGTGTTATGCTATAAAAACATTATGTTTGCATAGCATAATAAAAGCGTAATATGAACTTCGTTGATAGAATAGAAGAAACAGCACGACTGAGGGATGCTCTTTCAAGAGAGAAGTCCTCGTTGGTCGTAGTGTACGGTCGCAGGCGGTTGGGTAAGTCAACACTTATCAAAAGGGTGTTGTCGGACAGTGATGTATATTTCCTTGCCGACCGTTCCGAAGGGCAACATCAAAGAACTTTGCTTGCAAAGGTGGTAGCACAAGTATTTCCTGATTTTGATAAGCTGACTTATCCGGATTGGGAATCTCTGTTTCGTGCGGTCAATTATCGCACAGACAAGCGTTTCACGTTATGCTTGGATGAATTTCCATATCTTGTGGAGCAATCCCCGGAACTGCCGTCAGTGTTGCAGAAGCTTGTTGATGAGAAGCAGTTGAAGTATAATCTTGTACTTTGTGGTTCATCACAGAATATGATGTATGGACTGTTTCTTGATTCTACTGCACCTCTCTATGGCCGTGCTGATGAGATAATGAGACTTGCGCCGATACGTTTGCCGTATATTCAGGAGGCTTTGAACCTTGATGCTGTGAGTGCCGTTGAAGAGTATGCTGTATGGGGCGGTGTACCTCGTTATTGGGAACTAAGAGAAAACAGAAACTCACTTTCCGATGCGTTGTGGCACAATATCCTTTCGATAAATGGGACTCTTTACGAGGAGCCGATAAAACTGTTTCAGGATGATGTGAAGGATATTGTCAAGACTTCTACAATCATGTCCTATATCGGCTCCGGTGCAAATCGTCTTTCTGAGATTGCTGCCAGATGTAATGAGCCTGCAACTAATCTGTCACGTCCGTTGAAGAAACTTATTGACCTCGGATTTTTAGAGAAAGATGTTCCGTTCGGAATTGACGAAAAGAATGCGAAAAAGAGCCTATATAAGATTGCAGACCCATTTATGGCATTCTACTATCAGTTTGTCGTACCAAACCGTTCGTTCATTGAGCTTGGTCGTCGTTTGCCATTAGAACAGGCTTTGGCAGTCCATTTCCCGGAGTATGTGAGTATGCATTGGGAAAAACTATGCAGGGACGCTGTAACGGGAAATATGGTCAATGGAATTGTTTACGGTAAGGCAAAACGCTGGTGGGGACCGGTTCTCAATGAGAGGAAAGAACCGGAACAAATAGAGATTGATGTGATGGCCGAGTCGCTGGATAAAAAATATTTGTTAGTTGGCGAATGCAAATGGACAAATCTGGAGAATGGCAAACAACTTACAGCCGAGCTTCTCCGTAAAGCCAACCTGCTGCCATTTGCCAAGAATTACAATATTCTCCCGGTCTTATTTCTTAAGAATGCACCGAAAGATGATGTCGGAAATGCGATGTTGCCGGAAAATGTTGTTGAGTTGATGAAATGAATTGACAAAATTAAAGAACTATGAGCGGAGGATATTTTGATAGGAGCACATACGCAATGCGTGAGATTGCCAATACTATTGAGCGCGATATTGCGAGGGCATTGAAACCTAAACCTGAGAAAATTCAAGAGGACTATTGGACTATTTACGAGAAAGATTGCTTTGGCTCATACCATAGTCATAAAGATTTCATGAGTTTTGGGAGCTATGAAGATGCGGAGTCTTTTCTTCTGAGAGATAAAACCATTGTCAAGGCGGAACAAAAATACGCAGACCGACGATTCTTTGATGATGGGGTGATTTTCCAATCGAAAAAGCGATATATGTCAGATGTTCCTGATGACGAACAGATTCCGGTATTGTACTCAATCCATCATTGTTATTATGACCATTATCCGTATAATGCTGATGTATTGGAACTATCGAATGAGACGATTGATGCGATGAAGGAGGCATATCGGCAAATTCGTATAGCAGAGATATATGCTACTCGTGTAGATTGGATGATGAGTGGTGATGATAGCGAAGAGAGTTTCCGTGAACGCATCAAGGAAGATTTGGAAGAGTTTGAAAAGGAATATGCCACTAAAGACTGGACTTTTTCAGATGACAATGATGAATAAAAGAACATGTCAATCAAGTGGTTGGTATGGTGTAATGACTAATCATTGCGCTTTGAATAATATATGGAAGTAGGGAACTATCCGAAAAACTGGGATAGTTCAGTCGGAAATTCAAGAAAAATTAGCATGGATGATAATTAGTCTATGTACCCATCCTGTCCCAAAAAACCACTCAGTCTTATTCCAAATCAATATAACAGACTATTTGCTTGGCGATGTTCACAAATTTGTTTATTTTTGCACATAAATGTAGATGTAAATTCAATGGAAAAGAAAGAGTATAGAAATCGCATTCGGGTTATTTTAGCCGAGAAGATGATTACAAACACCTATTTGGCAGAACAGCTTGGCGTGTCGAAAATGACAATAAGTCGCTGGTGTACCAATACCACACAGCCAAGTGCACCGCAATTGATTGAGATTTCTCAGATATTGCAGTGTGATTTGAAAGATTTATATGAAATGGTAAAGTAGTCTGAGAAAGGAAATGATGAAAAAAAAATATACATTCATAGACCTGTTTGCTGGTATCGGTGGATTTCATACAGCAATGCATTATGTTGGTGGTAAGTGCGTTTTTGCCAGTGAATGGGATAAAAATGCTCGTTTGTCATATGAAGCAAACTATAAAAATATTGAGCCTAAGCTTTTCAAAAAAGACAAGGATGGAAAATATCTTTATTTTAATGAAGGAATTCCTGTCCACACTTTCGATTTGGATATACCGGACAATAAGCGTATATAAACAATCTCACAACGACAATATACTTGAAAGCAAGGAATATCAGTCCGAAAGCAGAGGACGAAAACAGAAGCACAACACTCTACTGGATGTGATAATAGCCCTAAGGGATTTCAACAGAAACAATCAGAACTATTTTACATTCGTGGCCAAGAACGTTCATTCCGGTTATAACAAAATCAACTGGAACAAGACCATAACTTCATCGCAAGCCATCATACAAAGAGGAAGTCCTGTTTACATCGAGCCGGTAAACAGGAAGAAAATGGTGAATTTTGACGAGGAGCTGCTTGTCATATATTTCTCCATTTTGAATTACATTCGAGAGACGCATGGATTCTCCTTTGAAATCAATATCCAATATCCGCTTATCAGTTGTGACAAGTTGAAGAAGTCCTATATTGACAGGAATCTTGGATGCCGAAGACTGAAACAAATCAAGTACAAATATTTCTCGGACAAGGCTCTTCGGATATGGGATTTGTGTTACGCTTTCTTTGACAGGGAGTATAAGATTGCGATGAACAGGCAGTCGGAGGACTATTTGCTGGCAAAAGATTTCGAGCACATTTTTGAAGTCATGATTGACACTCTGGTAAGTGGTAATGACAAGCAAAACCTGCCAAAAGAACTGACGGAACAAAGAGACGGCAAGCTGGTTGACCACATGTTTGTCGGGCAAGGGCTTATCGAGCAGTCTGATTTGACTTCCGAACTCACTTATTACATTGGAGACAGCAAGTATTACAAACGTTCCAAGAATGACAGAACACAACTTGGCGACAAATCGATATACAAGCAATACACATACGCCAGAAATGTCATTCAGTGGAATATGAATCTGTTTTTGGACGGTGACGGTAACGGAGCGCATCCTCAGTTAAGGGATGCATTGACTGAAGGATATAATCCTATCCCCAATTTCTTTATCAGTGCCCGGATTCCTAACAAAAAGACTGGCGGAGGCAAATTTCTGTCCTTTGATGATAAGGAGTTGAAAGCGCAGGATGGTGGAGTACAGTTGAACCGCCAATTTGAAAATCGTCTGTTTGACAGGGATACGCTGTTGTTGTGCCACTATGATGTAAACTTTTTGTACATCGTATCGTTGTATGGTCGCAACAATAAGAGTGCACAAGCAGCATGGCGAGAGTATGTTCGCAAAGAATTCAGAAATAAGATTCAAGGTACTCTAAATCGACTCTACACATTCAGAACTCTGCAGCCACGTGATAGCATGGATTGCTATCAGTTCATTCAGGATAATTTCCAACGGCTGAACGGCAAATTGTATCGTCCGAAGAGTGACAGTAATTATCTGATTCTTGCTCTGATGAAGGATGAAGATTCCGATATATGGAACTCTCTCAAAATAAAATCAGCAACGATAAAAAGGGAAACGGCTCAAAGTAAAGAGCTTTTGGAAACTTTACAGACACATTTCTATGTCAGTGATCCGTTTGAACTTGAAACGGAGTTTCATATCGATAGCATTGACAATGTCGGAACTTTGGAACAACAACCGAAACAGGAGTTTAGGAATATCCTTACTGGATTGGTACGGAGAACCGATGCAGATTATTCAGATTTTGACAGTCATATCGCAAAGACATATACTATGGAGAAGATACCTACATCTATCAATGTGTTGGATATCAGGTATTTCCTGCCTATGGTTGGTGGAGAGATTGATGGTTATTATAAAGTTGAGAAAGTATATTTGGGCACTAAGAACGGAAATCTATGCCTAAAGTTAAATTTGTCCTCCTTTATTTCATTGGGCAGCAGTCGAACTCCCATATATCGCATAAAAATGCAGCCGGGAGAATTGATTTCCAATGATTTGATGGTGGAATTATACGAACAAAGGATTTAAAATTAATGTAGAATATGAGAATAAAAGAAATAAAACTCCGACATTTTAAACGTTTTACAGATCTTACCATTTGTGGTATTCCCGAAACAGCAAAACTTGTTGTTTTAGTCGGGCCGAATGGGTGTGGAAAAACATCGATTTTTGAAGCATTCAATCATTGGTATCGTTATCGAGGGTTTAGACACGGAAGTGATGGTGCATATTATCTAAAAACAGGTGAGATAACTACCGAATTCGAAAGTAACTGGCTGTATGATGTGGTTAATGTGACGACATATGATTGCCCATTAACGAATCAATCAGAAATCCACGGTAAGTTTTATTTCAGAACTGCTCATCGAAATGAACCTGATTTTATAACTCAAAGTTTATCAAGACAGAATAATCCGATTGATAATATTAGGTTTAATACCCTCATGGAAACAGAGACAACTGTTTCCGAGAACTATCAGCGCATAGTGTCTCTAACATTGTCAAATGTGTATGATACTTCATTTGATAACGAATCTGTAAAAACTTTAAGAGAAAGAATAATTGGTCGTGTTAGAAATTCAGTCAAAAATGTATTCGAAGATTTAGAGTTATCTTCCATTGGTGATCCGTTAAGCAATGGAAGTTTCTTTTTTACCAAAGGAACAGCCCAAAATTTCCATTATAAGAATCTTTCTGCTGGCGAGAAAGCTGCATTTGATTTAATTCTTGATATAATTATTAAATCAGAATATTTTGACAATACTATATATTGCATAGACGAACCGGAAGTACATATGCATACTGCTCTTCAAGCTAAATTATTGAACGAACTCTATCAACTTATTTCCGAAAGATCACAATTATGGATTGCCACTCATTCTATTGGGATGCTTAATAAAGCAAAAGAATTAGAAGAAGAAGCACCTGGTAGTGTATGCTTCTTATGTTTCGATGAACTTAATCCAGACACTCAGATTGTCTTAACTCCAACAACTGTCAACACTGTAATTTGGAATAAATTTCTTGAATTGTCCTTTGGCGATTTTGCCAAAATTATCGCTCCCTCTCAAATCGTTTTTTGTGAAGGTACAAAAAGAGGACGCAAATACAAAGACTTTGATGCTCAGATATATACAAAAATCTTTTTTTCATCCTATCCTGATACCTCTTTTATCTCAATTGGTTCATGTAGTGAAATAGAAGATGAGAACAACTTAAGTATGCGGATTATATCCCAAGCTTTAAAAAACTCAAAAATAATCAAACTTGTAGATCGTGATGATAAAAGTGATCAAGAAGTTGAAGAGTGTAATGCGAAAGGCATAAAAGTTCTATGCAGACGCCACATAGAATGTTTTTTATATGATGACGAGATTATAACTAAGTTATGTATGTCGTTAGGGAAACAGGATAAAGTTGAAGAATGCTTGGCTGCAAAACAATCAGAACTTAGTGACAGTATAAATCGAGGAAATCCTATTGACGACGTAAAATCGGCAGGAGGGCCAATATATGTTGCTTTAAAACGTATTCTTGGGCTATCACAGTGCGGGAATACTCAGGAGCCTTTCATGCGAGATACTTTAGCTCCGTTAATAACTCCTGATACCAACGTATTCAAAGAATTAGAACATGCTATTTTTGCATAATGATACTAGGGAGTAACAAACAACGTTGGCATGATGAATATCCCCAATAAGATATTTTTAAGTAGTGCTGAAATTCCTTTAATAAAAGGAAGGATATTAAAGAAAACATCGACGAATGAATATGGAAGATAGTAAAGATATTCAAGAAATAAAATTGAAGGTAAAAAAATACCTCGAATTGGAAAATGTTAGTGTTTTAGCAGGAGCTGGGACAAGTTTTCATTTGGGTGCTCCCATCATAAGAACTCTTCCAGAAGATTTAAAGGCGTCTTGTGCTTCTGAAATAACTAAATATTTTGGTGAAGATGCAAATATTCCATCATATGAAGATTTGTTTAATTGTCTTCAAGCGGATAG
Coding sequences within it:
- a CDS encoding ATP-binding protein, which gives rise to MNFVDRIEETARLRDALSREKSSLVVVYGRRRLGKSTLIKRVLSDSDVYFLADRSEGQHQRTLLAKVVAQVFPDFDKLTYPDWESLFRAVNYRTDKRFTLCLDEFPYLVEQSPELPSVLQKLVDEKQLKYNLVLCGSSQNMMYGLFLDSTAPLYGRADEIMRLAPIRLPYIQEALNLDAVSAVEEYAVWGGVPRYWELRENRNSLSDALWHNILSINGTLYEEPIKLFQDDVKDIVKTSTIMSYIGSGANRLSEIAARCNEPATNLSRPLKKLIDLGFLEKDVPFGIDEKNAKKSLYKIADPFMAFYYQFVVPNRSFIELGRRLPLEQALAVHFPEYVSMHWEKLCRDAVTGNMVNGIVYGKAKRWWGPVLNERKEPEQIEIDVMAESLDKKYLLVGECKWTNLENGKQLTAELLRKANLLPFAKNYNILPVLFLKNAPKDDVGNAMLPENVVELMK
- a CDS encoding helix-turn-helix transcriptional regulator yields the protein MEKKEYRNRIRVILAEKMITNTYLAEQLGVSKMTISRWCTNTTQPSAPQLIEISQILQCDLKDLYEMVK
- a CDS encoding DNA cytosine methyltransferase, with the protein product MMKKKYTFIDLFAGIGGFHTAMHYVGGKCVFASEWDKNARLSYEANYKNIEPKLFKKDKDGKYLYFNEGIPVHTFDLDIPDNKRI
- a CDS encoding LlaJI family restriction endonuclease is translated as MENIFILMKEFLSTLSIWIYRTISVYKQSHNDNILESKEYQSESRGRKQKHNTLLDVIIALRDFNRNNQNYFTFVAKNVHSGYNKINWNKTITSSQAIIQRGSPVYIEPVNRKKMVNFDEELLVIYFSILNYIRETHGFSFEINIQYPLISCDKLKKSYIDRNLGCRRLKQIKYKYFSDKALRIWDLCYAFFDREYKIAMNRQSEDYLLAKDFEHIFEVMIDTLVSGNDKQNLPKELTEQRDGKLVDHMFVGQGLIEQSDLTSELTYYIGDSKYYKRSKNDRTQLGDKSIYKQYTYARNVIQWNMNLFLDGDGNGAHPQLRDALTEGYNPIPNFFISARIPNKKTGGGKFLSFDDKELKAQDGGVQLNRQFENRLFDRDTLLLCHYDVNFLYIVSLYGRNNKSAQAAWREYVRKEFRNKIQGTLNRLYTFRTLQPRDSMDCYQFIQDNFQRLNGKLYRPKSDSNYLILALMKDEDSDIWNSLKIKSATIKRETAQSKELLETLQTHFYVSDPFELETEFHIDSIDNVGTLEQQPKQEFRNILTGLVRRTDADYSDFDSHIAKTYTMEKIPTSINVLDIRYFLPMVGGEIDGYYKVEKVYLGTKNGNLCLKLNLSSFISLGSSRTPIYRIKMQPGELISNDLMVELYEQRI
- a CDS encoding AAA family ATPase; protein product: MRIKEIKLRHFKRFTDLTICGIPETAKLVVLVGPNGCGKTSIFEAFNHWYRYRGFRHGSDGAYYLKTGEITTEFESNWLYDVVNVTTYDCPLTNQSEIHGKFYFRTAHRNEPDFITQSLSRQNNPIDNIRFNTLMETETTVSENYQRIVSLTLSNVYDTSFDNESVKTLRERIIGRVRNSVKNVFEDLELSSIGDPLSNGSFFFTKGTAQNFHYKNLSAGEKAAFDLILDIIIKSEYFDNTIYCIDEPEVHMHTALQAKLLNELYQLISERSQLWIATHSIGMLNKAKELEEEAPGSVCFLCFDELNPDTQIVLTPTTVNTVIWNKFLELSFGDFAKIIAPSQIVFCEGTKRGRKYKDFDAQIYTKIFFSSYPDTSFISIGSCSEIEDENNLSMRIISQALKNSKIIKLVDRDDKSDQEVEECNAKGIKVLCRRHIECFLYDDEIITKLCMSLGKQDKVEECLAAKQSELSDSINRGNPIDDVKSAGGPIYVALKRILGLSQCGNTQEPFMRDTLAPLITPDTNVFKELEHAIFA